A single region of the Marinobacter nanhaiticus D15-8W genome encodes:
- a CDS encoding homocysteine S-methyltransferase family protein has product MAKYLNALPQLSGDIFLTDGGIETTLIFHDGLDLPYFAAFDLLQTQLGKKALRRYFQTYASLAKQYGVGCVLESATWRASSDWGDKLGYSAKALANANSQAVALLYGIRQSFETRHTPIVISGCVGPRGDGYNPDTFMTAGEAKHYHAPQVTTFRDAGTDLVTAITMTYTDEAIGIAQAARAVGMPVALSFTVETDGKLPSGQSLGEAIEQVDAATNAAPVYYMINCAHPTHFMATLESGGAWRNRIHGLRANASTKSHAELDEATELDEGHPETLARQYGEVRQLLPNLNVFGGCCGTDERHIEAICKVVLAA; this is encoded by the coding sequence ATGGCCAAGTACCTCAATGCCTTACCCCAGCTTTCGGGGGACATCTTCCTGACCGATGGCGGCATCGAAACCACGCTGATTTTCCACGACGGGCTGGATCTGCCTTATTTCGCCGCGTTTGACCTGCTTCAGACCCAGCTAGGCAAGAAGGCCCTGCGCCGGTATTTCCAGACTTATGCCTCACTCGCCAAGCAATATGGCGTCGGCTGCGTTCTGGAGAGTGCGACCTGGCGAGCCAGTTCGGACTGGGGCGACAAGCTTGGCTATTCCGCCAAAGCCCTAGCGAATGCCAACAGTCAGGCCGTCGCCCTGCTCTACGGTATCCGGCAGTCCTTCGAGACCCGACATACGCCGATCGTTATCAGTGGGTGCGTCGGTCCACGGGGCGATGGCTACAACCCCGACACGTTCATGACTGCAGGCGAGGCCAAGCACTACCACGCGCCGCAGGTGACGACCTTTCGCGACGCCGGGACGGATTTGGTGACGGCGATAACCATGACCTATACCGATGAAGCAATTGGTATCGCCCAGGCGGCGAGGGCCGTGGGCATGCCAGTGGCGCTGTCGTTTACCGTCGAGACAGACGGAAAGCTACCCAGTGGCCAGTCACTGGGTGAGGCGATCGAACAGGTGGACGCTGCCACGAACGCAGCGCCCGTGTATTACATGATCAACTGCGCCCACCCGACGCATTTCATGGCGACCCTCGAATCCGGCGGTGCCTGGCGCAACCGGATCCATGGCCTGCGTGCCAACGCATCCACCAAGAGCCACGCCGAACTGGATGAGGCTACCGAGCTGGACGAAGGTCATCCGGAAACGTTGGCTCGGCAATACGGCGAGGTACGCCAACTGTTGCCCAACCTCAACGTGTTTGGCGGGTGCTGCGGTACTGATGAGCGGCATATAGAAGCAATCTGCAAGGTCGTCCTGGCGGCGTGA
- a CDS encoding TonB-dependent siderophore receptor, which translates to MSTQPRETRPIQPVAPQGWRLSRLAAGVAVTLFGMGQNALAQSTETPTRLDVITVEGNRFYEMESSEQAGGYGIDAATVGTKAPASLRDIPQSVSVVTREAIEDQGLSTLDELGRRTPGMRVLTNDSGRSSIYARGYEYDEFNIDGLPAPMSSISGSVPSLAAFDRVEIMRGPSGLFNSTSEMGGIVNLVRKRPTDEFQAHVQGSVGTEDQLGTQVDVAGPLNESGSVRGRVVADYTEHASFVDYNDNEQGDVYAALDIDIGDATTLGLGFLHNSRDIVVNNGQPVGSDGELLYGSVSEFYGAKWNDFDSRSNDWIAELKHSFSGGGYGRLAARYSDREADFNYAFGGSALDNDQTLNVAGIGSQIDQQALAVDASYSKPFEVFGNVSEFVVGADYKRYETDNESGRSRGLTSDRVTLEELNDLAFVDVLATARASGRGYSYTESRLEETGLYAKLTLRPMAALALIAGGRVSHYDAEETNKVADNSQDRDDNAFTPYAGLVFDLDAHHSLYASYSQVFKPQASTDADGDLLKPREGEQYEAGIKGSYFGGDLNARVSAFRLYDENRAATPESAGASYSVPLGKMRIQGGEFEVTGSLTDQWDLIAGYTYLDTEVEEASTARDDGIFLLMPRNQVKVWTQYGFAGGILNGLRVGGGVTAMSNFSSSSDVEAPGYAVVDAMVGYDFNDHLSAQLNLNNILDRTYYNRVGGVNTFNIVGAPANAVATLRYDF; encoded by the coding sequence ATGTCCACCCAACCCCGCGAGACCCGGCCCATCCAACCAGTTGCGCCCCAGGGCTGGCGCCTTTCCCGCCTCGCCGCCGGAGTGGCGGTGACCCTTTTCGGTATGGGGCAGAATGCCCTGGCGCAATCGACGGAAACACCGACCCGGCTTGATGTCATTACCGTGGAGGGCAACCGGTTCTACGAGATGGAGTCGTCGGAACAGGCGGGCGGTTATGGCATCGATGCAGCGACAGTCGGTACCAAGGCACCGGCCAGCCTGCGGGACATTCCGCAATCGGTGAGCGTGGTTACCCGTGAGGCCATCGAGGACCAGGGTCTGAGCACACTGGACGAGTTGGGACGTCGCACGCCCGGTATGCGTGTGCTGACCAACGACAGCGGACGTTCGTCGATCTATGCCCGGGGTTACGAGTACGACGAATTCAACATCGATGGGTTGCCAGCGCCGATGTCCAGCATCAGTGGCTCGGTGCCCTCGCTGGCGGCGTTCGACCGGGTGGAAATCATGCGTGGCCCCTCGGGGCTGTTCAACAGCACCAGCGAGATGGGCGGTATCGTAAACCTGGTGCGCAAACGCCCCACGGACGAGTTCCAGGCGCATGTACAGGGCAGCGTGGGCACCGAGGACCAGCTGGGTACCCAGGTGGACGTGGCCGGACCTTTGAACGAATCCGGCAGCGTGCGTGGTCGGGTCGTGGCCGACTATACCGAACATGCCAGCTTCGTGGACTACAACGACAACGAGCAGGGCGATGTTTACGCGGCGCTGGATATCGATATCGGTGATGCGACCACCCTCGGTCTGGGCTTCCTTCACAACAGCAGGGACATCGTCGTTAACAACGGCCAGCCAGTGGGTAGTGACGGCGAATTACTCTACGGTTCGGTATCGGAATTCTACGGCGCGAAGTGGAACGACTTCGATAGCCGTTCGAACGACTGGATTGCTGAGTTGAAGCACAGTTTTAGCGGCGGTGGTTACGGTCGACTTGCGGCGCGCTATTCCGATCGTGAGGCTGATTTCAACTACGCTTTCGGCGGCAGCGCCCTCGATAACGACCAGACGCTCAATGTGGCGGGGATCGGGAGCCAGATCGACCAACAGGCGCTGGCGGTGGACGCCAGTTACAGCAAGCCTTTCGAAGTCTTCGGCAACGTGAGTGAATTTGTCGTGGGTGCCGACTACAAGCGTTATGAAACCGACAACGAATCCGGGCGCTCCAGGGGCCTGACCTCCGATCGCGTTACCCTTGAGGAGCTGAACGACCTGGCCTTCGTCGATGTGCTCGCAACCGCACGTGCCAGCGGTCGGGGTTACTCTTATACCGAGTCCCGGCTCGAGGAGACCGGCCTCTACGCAAAACTGACGTTGCGACCGATGGCCGCATTGGCGTTGATCGCCGGTGGCAGGGTGAGTCATTACGACGCCGAGGAGACCAACAAAGTCGCCGACAACAGCCAGGATCGCGACGACAATGCCTTTACACCTTATGCCGGACTGGTGTTTGACCTTGATGCCCATCACTCGCTTTACGCTAGCTACTCGCAGGTCTTCAAGCCCCAGGCCAGCACCGATGCAGACGGCGATCTGCTGAAACCCCGCGAAGGGGAGCAGTACGAAGCCGGTATCAAAGGTAGCTACTTCGGTGGCGACCTGAACGCCCGTGTCAGCGCCTTCCGGCTCTATGACGAGAACCGCGCGGCAACGCCCGAGAGTGCCGGCGCGAGCTATTCGGTGCCGCTCGGCAAGATGCGGATACAGGGGGGCGAGTTCGAGGTCACCGGCAGCCTGACCGACCAGTGGGACCTGATTGCCGGCTATACCTATCTTGATACCGAGGTCGAGGAAGCCTCTACAGCGCGTGACGATGGTATCTTCCTGCTCATGCCGAGAAACCAGGTCAAGGTCTGGACGCAATATGGCTTTGCCGGCGGCATACTGAATGGGCTCCGTGTAGGGGGTGGCGTGACGGCGATGAGCAATTTCTCGTCCAGCAGCGATGTTGAGGCACCTGGCTATGCCGTAGTCGATGCCATGGTAGGTTACGACTTCAACGATCACCTGAGTGCGCAGCTCAATCTCAACAACATCCTGGACCGCACTTACTACAACCGGGTCGGCGGTGTGAATACGTTCAACATAGTGGGCGCGCCCGCCAACGCCGTAGCCACCTTGCGCTACGACTTCTGA
- a CDS encoding LysR family transcriptional regulator: MDLNLLTLFTAVAECGNFRAAADRLGVTRSAVSQGVQRLEETLEQPLFRRTTRSVRLTEEGERLLQAVSNPLAEINAALESAQSATGAPHGLLRVTATSIAERFLSGPLITSFVEAYPGITFDVTVNDEEFDIVAAGYDAGVRLGEVIERDMVAVPLTGEQRQVAVATPGYLERHGVPRRPRDLAEHRCIGWRPAFDTAPYRWEFERDGRAFDMAVEPQVTTNDMLVMLRTSLAGGGITFGIEETFQPYIERGELVTLLDDWLPPFTGFYLYFPSRRSVTPKLRALIEHVRKYRDIGPQA, encoded by the coding sequence ATGGATCTCAATCTCCTCACGTTGTTCACTGCGGTGGCAGAATGCGGGAATTTCCGTGCTGCTGCGGACCGGCTGGGCGTAACGCGCTCTGCCGTCAGCCAGGGTGTCCAGCGGCTCGAAGAAACGCTGGAACAGCCGCTATTTCGACGCACCACGCGCAGCGTGCGTCTGACCGAAGAAGGGGAGCGGCTGTTGCAGGCCGTCTCGAACCCGCTCGCCGAGATCAATGCAGCGCTGGAGTCTGCGCAGAGCGCAACCGGCGCGCCCCATGGACTGCTGCGGGTAACCGCAACATCGATTGCCGAGCGATTTCTCTCAGGGCCGCTTATTACCTCGTTCGTCGAGGCGTACCCCGGGATTACGTTCGATGTGACGGTGAATGACGAGGAATTCGATATCGTCGCGGCCGGCTACGACGCGGGTGTGAGGTTGGGGGAGGTGATCGAGCGGGATATGGTCGCGGTACCGCTAACCGGGGAGCAGCGCCAGGTGGCGGTCGCCACGCCAGGCTACCTGGAGCGCCACGGCGTTCCCCGGCGTCCGCGAGACCTGGCGGAGCACCGCTGCATCGGCTGGCGCCCGGCCTTCGATACGGCTCCCTACCGCTGGGAATTCGAACGTGATGGTCGCGCCTTCGATATGGCTGTCGAACCGCAGGTGACCACCAACGACATGCTTGTCATGCTCCGCACATCGCTGGCCGGCGGCGGTATCACTTTCGGTATCGAGGAAACGTTCCAGCCCTACATCGAACGGGGTGAGCTCGTTACATTACTCGACGACTGGCTGCCGCCGTTCACCGGCTTCTACCTTTATTTCCCAAGCCGCCGCTCCGTGACGCCGAAGCTAAGGGCGCTGATTGAACATGTTCGTAAGTATCGGGATATAGGGCCCCAGGCGTAG
- a CDS encoding AraC family transcriptional regulator → MTGFLGTHGIDAHELRTISVPLVNHHHLELATRPPQTSLLTGYMRVTELEPGMHLRLADIHDHFGLTTRAELPAGVKIALVVSGHARVKYGRQDAELGPSGSSVGLVSILPTPDRFVRQGRIDGHERTITLSLTPQWLAQRGLGRLLEPGHRGTPRLIHWTPSDTLLSTAQGLFSPSPTDRSAPLYHLHLSGFALTLASEALKHTQAIEQSAIDEPAASRRRLDPRLAKLMALIDSGQARKSTQAELARQLGMSLSNLQRRFRDQCGEALGHYLRRHALGVAREALVRERVSVEIAAELAGYTSASNFTTAFRREFGITPSDCRAATQQARLSIPGRPRP, encoded by the coding sequence GTGACGGGATTCCTAGGTACACACGGTATAGACGCCCATGAACTGCGCACGATTTCAGTGCCCCTGGTTAACCATCACCATCTTGAACTGGCGACACGCCCTCCGCAGACTTCCCTGCTCACGGGTTACATGCGGGTCACGGAACTGGAGCCGGGCATGCACCTGCGTTTGGCGGACATCCACGACCACTTTGGCCTGACAACGCGCGCAGAGTTGCCGGCGGGGGTCAAGATCGCGCTGGTGGTTTCGGGCCATGCGCGGGTTAAGTACGGCAGACAGGACGCTGAACTGGGGCCGAGCGGTAGTAGCGTCGGACTCGTCAGCATCCTGCCCACGCCGGACCGCTTCGTCAGGCAGGGAAGGATCGACGGCCACGAGCGCACGATAACCCTCTCCCTTACACCCCAGTGGCTGGCTCAACGTGGCCTCGGGCGGTTGCTGGAGCCCGGCCATCGCGGAACGCCCCGCCTCATCCATTGGACGCCTTCAGACACCCTGCTCTCCACTGCGCAGGGTCTGTTTTCCCCTTCGCCGACGGACCGTTCCGCCCCCCTGTACCACTTGCACCTGAGTGGCTTCGCGCTGACGCTGGCGAGCGAGGCGCTCAAACATACCCAGGCCATTGAGCAGTCGGCGATCGATGAACCGGCAGCCTCCAGGCGAAGGCTGGATCCCAGGCTGGCAAAGCTGATGGCATTGATCGACAGCGGACAGGCTCGGAAGTCGACCCAGGCGGAATTGGCACGGCAGCTGGGCATGAGCCTGAGCAATCTGCAAAGGCGGTTTCGCGATCAGTGCGGCGAAGCGTTGGGGCACTACCTGCGCCGCCATGCGCTTGGGGTAGCACGGGAGGCCCTCGTCCGTGAACGGGTCAGCGTCGAGATTGCTGCCGAGTTGGCTGGCTATACCAGCGCCTCGAACTTTACGACGGCCTTTCGCCGGGAATTCGGCATCACCCCCAGCGACTGCCGGGCAGCCACGCAGCAGGCCCGGTTATCTATTCCCGGGCGTCCCCGCCCTTAG
- a CDS encoding HAD-IA family hydrolase, with translation MEDTNFPPRRYAALLFDMDGTILSSIASAERVWAMWARERGLDVDTFLPTIHGIQAVETIRRLALPGIDPKVEAERITRAEIENVQDVEAIAGAAAFLERLPPNRWAVVTSAPRALAEARMAAAGLPLPGVMVTAEDAERSKPAPDGYLHAAERLQVNASNCLVFEDAPAGIDAGVAAGASLVVVSALHRQPLKSPYPSIANYHALHASHDGDGVTVRRVTE, from the coding sequence ATGGAAGACACGAACTTTCCCCCAAGGCGCTATGCCGCACTTCTCTTCGACATGGACGGTACGATCCTGAGTTCCATCGCATCGGCGGAGCGGGTCTGGGCGATGTGGGCGAGAGAGAGGGGGCTCGACGTGGATACGTTCCTACCGACGATCCACGGCATCCAGGCGGTTGAAACCATTCGGCGGCTGGCGCTGCCGGGCATCGACCCAAAGGTGGAAGCGGAACGCATCACCCGCGCCGAAATCGAGAATGTACAGGATGTCGAAGCCATCGCAGGTGCCGCGGCGTTCCTGGAGCGCCTGCCTCCCAATCGCTGGGCGGTGGTGACATCGGCACCGCGTGCACTGGCAGAGGCGCGTATGGCTGCTGCAGGCTTGCCGCTGCCTGGCGTTATGGTGACCGCCGAAGATGCCGAGCGCAGCAAGCCGGCACCGGATGGCTACCTGCATGCGGCTGAGCGGCTCCAGGTCAACGCCAGCAATTGCCTGGTATTCGAGGACGCGCCAGCCGGCATCGATGCGGGCGTAGCCGCGGGTGCCAGCCTCGTCGTTGTTTCCGCACTGCACCGCCAGCCGTTGAAGTCACCCTACCCGTCGATAGCAAACTACCATGCGCTTCATGCCTCCCATGACGGGGACGGTGTTACCGTGCGGCGAGTCACGGAGTGA
- a CDS encoding DUF2750 domain-containing protein has product MSSEPLETILELDGEERFDYFLDNVLEEREIWILVNQDNHFLKIVSEDDGIAYLPVWPSAAFAAKYAEGADGLTPRNLSLPEFFKKWVPGLQKDGLEVGVFPGTDDTLWITPAADLKNDLQDELANI; this is encoded by the coding sequence ATGAGCAGCGAACCACTGGAAACCATCCTCGAACTGGATGGCGAAGAGCGCTTCGACTATTTCCTGGATAACGTGCTCGAAGAGCGGGAGATCTGGATTCTGGTCAACCAGGATAATCACTTCCTCAAGATCGTTTCGGAAGACGATGGCATCGCGTATCTGCCCGTTTGGCCAAGTGCGGCGTTTGCCGCGAAGTACGCAGAAGGCGCGGACGGGCTGACACCCAGAAACCTTTCGCTACCGGAGTTCTTCAAGAAATGGGTGCCGGGCCTGCAGAAAGACGGGCTGGAGGTCGGCGTCTTTCCCGGCACCGACGACACCCTGTGGATCACGCCGGCAGCGGACCTGAAAAATGACCTGCAGGACGAGCTCGCGAATATCTGA
- a CDS encoding LysR family transcriptional regulator — translation MDLRHLRSFLVLAETLNFSRAAERLNMTQPPLSRQIAALEKRLGTPLFWRHSRSVVLTPAGEQFRNDISRLFADLDRAVKSARAAAEGERGELTVAFTMYAAWNVLPEMVARFSDSFPEVALSLNETLPRDLHDALIQGVADVGISFPLRFDHTLRYHPLFQEPLCAVLPQTHRLANSAVVSVGELAADGFITFPSATAPALHEAVMACCRKYDFEPTIKVEAHLQQTIVNLVAKGLGVALVPDSMRRMQLEGAAFLPLEDSPLVEQGVYWNENNPNPCLMRFIEDAIQAGLADR, via the coding sequence ATGGATCTACGTCACCTTCGCAGTTTCCTGGTCCTCGCTGAAACGCTGAATTTCAGCCGTGCGGCCGAACGCCTCAACATGACCCAACCGCCCCTGAGCCGGCAAATCGCCGCGCTGGAAAAGCGCTTGGGCACGCCCCTGTTTTGGCGGCATTCCCGTTCTGTGGTCCTGACCCCTGCCGGTGAACAGTTCCGCAACGATATCAGCCGACTATTTGCTGATCTCGATCGCGCGGTCAAGTCTGCCAGGGCTGCTGCGGAGGGCGAGCGGGGCGAATTGACGGTCGCCTTTACGATGTACGCGGCCTGGAACGTACTGCCGGAGATGGTCGCTCGTTTTTCGGACAGCTTTCCCGAGGTCGCGTTGTCACTGAACGAGACGCTTCCTCGGGACCTCCACGACGCGCTCATCCAGGGCGTCGCCGACGTCGGGATCAGTTTTCCCCTGCGGTTCGATCACACGCTGCGATATCACCCGTTGTTCCAGGAGCCCCTTTGCGCGGTTTTGCCACAAACGCATCGACTTGCAAACAGCGCGGTTGTTTCCGTTGGCGAACTCGCCGCGGATGGCTTCATCACCTTCCCCAGCGCCACGGCACCGGCCCTGCATGAGGCTGTCATGGCCTGCTGTCGAAAGTACGATTTCGAACCGACCATCAAGGTGGAGGCGCATCTCCAGCAAACCATCGTCAACCTCGTGGCCAAGGGGTTGGGCGTTGCACTGGTGCCCGACTCGATGAGACGGATGCAACTGGAAGGTGCAGCATTTCTGCCGTTAGAGGATTCGCCGTTGGTGGAGCAGGGGGTGTACTGGAATGAAAACAATCCCAATCCGTGTCTGATGCGTTTTATTGAGGACGCGATCCAGGCCGGCCTTGCTGACAGGTAG
- a CDS encoding AEC family transporter, producing MAAVINVLLPIFGLILAGYICRRTGRLGETAASELNRFVVWLCLPALLFSATATASLEEIWRPGFIAVVSIGTMAVYALTLGYRWFRQRRLADASIDGLSAAYANTGYIGIPLCVLVLGDDGLEPALIATLIVVCLLFSVAIVFVEVGLQNERSAYHAIRKVLVALAKNPLVVSPILGGCWAASGAELPEAAGRFLDLLGAATTPCALVSLGAFLAQRERQKNGSAAAALVGIKLIIHPLLVWVLASYVFVLPPLWAKAALLLSALPTGTGPFMLAEFYRREAAVVAQTVLWSTMGSVVTLSVCLYWIG from the coding sequence ATGGCCGCGGTCATCAATGTGTTGTTGCCGATTTTCGGTCTGATATTGGCTGGCTACATCTGTCGCAGGACGGGGCGCCTGGGCGAAACCGCTGCCTCGGAACTCAATCGCTTTGTGGTCTGGCTATGCCTCCCCGCCCTGCTGTTCAGCGCAACGGCGACGGCCTCCCTGGAGGAAATCTGGCGCCCCGGCTTCATTGCGGTCGTGAGCATCGGCACCATGGCGGTCTATGCGTTGACCCTGGGCTATCGGTGGTTTCGACAACGGCGCCTCGCGGATGCCAGTATCGACGGCCTGAGTGCCGCCTATGCAAACACTGGCTATATCGGCATTCCCCTCTGCGTATTGGTCCTGGGCGACGATGGTCTGGAACCCGCCCTGATCGCGACGCTGATTGTCGTGTGCCTGCTGTTCTCCGTCGCCATCGTGTTTGTGGAGGTTGGTCTGCAAAACGAACGATCGGCCTATCACGCGATCCGCAAGGTATTGGTCGCGCTCGCCAAGAACCCGCTCGTGGTGTCGCCCATCCTGGGTGGCTGCTGGGCAGCGTCGGGGGCGGAACTCCCCGAAGCGGCAGGCCGCTTCCTCGATCTGCTGGGCGCAGCAACCACCCCCTGCGCTCTGGTTTCCCTCGGCGCATTCCTGGCGCAACGAGAACGGCAAAAAAACGGCAGCGCTGCCGCTGCGCTGGTGGGCATCAAGCTGATCATCCATCCGCTTCTGGTCTGGGTTCTGGCCAGCTACGTCTTCGTGCTCCCGCCGCTTTGGGCGAAGGCTGCGCTGCTGCTGAGCGCGCTACCTACGGGCACCGGTCCCTTCATGCTGGCTGAGTTCTACCGTCGCGAAGCCGCCGTTGTTGCCCAGACCGTGCTCTGGTCGACCATGGGCTCGGTAGTGACCTTGTCGGTTTGCCTGTATTGGATTGGGTAG
- a CDS encoding Atu4866 domain-containing protein, with the protein MQDNPYIGLWVTGDGRIRQQLKTDGRYAEARGDRENAYTGRYEVDGNTIQYWDDTGFTADGEFVDDVLYHGGMVMYRQEVDQ; encoded by the coding sequence ATGCAGGACAATCCTTATATCGGCCTATGGGTCACCGGGGACGGACGCATCCGACAACAGCTGAAAACCGACGGCCGCTATGCCGAAGCGCGTGGCGATCGGGAAAACGCCTATACCGGTCGGTATGAAGTTGACGGCAATACAATCCAGTACTGGGACGATACCGGTTTTACCGCCGATGGCGAGTTCGTCGACGATGTGCTCTATCACGGCGGCATGGTGATGTATCGCCAGGAGGTTGACCAATGA
- a CDS encoding alpha/beta hydrolase, with protein sequence MGFLPTMAYCTPPGDVSLPDTQSFTLASPETGHDYLIQVALPEAPPPAGGYPVVYLLDGNAYLPLVKVARDTLTRKGPRGPGSPLMIVAIGYPGAARFDFDQRALDYTPPHAARNKSEDVHGGADRFLAFINTRLKPEIARRFEVNPDREALFGHSFGGLFAVHVLLTAPASFNRYIAISPSLWWYGDSPVGAIEDLQRTRPDHDESAAPYVLLGAGGLEQTPDPSERGTPKARQIRARAVIDNVGAFADWLEGRHPTWSVQTTLFPGEGHGSVMWPATRRAIEFLHGQAGNKGH encoded by the coding sequence ATGGGTTTCCTACCAACCATGGCCTACTGCACACCGCCGGGTGACGTCAGCCTGCCGGACACTCAATCCTTCACGTTGGCGTCGCCGGAAACCGGCCACGATTACCTGATCCAGGTTGCGCTGCCGGAAGCTCCACCGCCGGCTGGCGGCTATCCGGTCGTCTACCTGCTGGATGGCAATGCGTACCTGCCGCTGGTGAAGGTGGCGCGGGATACCTTGACCCGTAAGGGCCCCCGGGGCCCTGGCAGCCCGCTGATGATTGTCGCTATCGGATATCCAGGTGCAGCGCGTTTCGACTTCGATCAACGGGCGCTGGATTACACGCCGCCGCACGCTGCGCGGAACAAGTCTGAAGACGTACACGGGGGTGCCGACCGCTTCCTGGCGTTTATCAACACCCGGCTCAAGCCGGAAATCGCCCGGCGTTTCGAGGTGAATCCAGATCGCGAAGCCCTGTTCGGTCACTCCTTCGGCGGGCTTTTCGCCGTGCATGTCTTGCTGACGGCGCCTGCTAGCTTCAACCGTTATATCGCCATCAGCCCTTCGCTGTGGTGGTATGGCGATAGCCCGGTGGGAGCCATAGAGGATCTACAGCGGACGCGGCCTGATCACGACGAGAGCGCCGCGCCTTATGTCCTCCTGGGTGCAGGCGGCCTGGAGCAGACGCCGGACCCGTCTGAGCGTGGTACGCCAAAAGCGCGTCAGATACGGGCCCGGGCGGTCATCGATAACGTAGGTGCGTTTGCGGATTGGCTGGAAGGCCGTCACCCAACATGGTCAGTGCAGACCACTTTATTTCCCGGGGAGGGGCACGGCAGTGTCATGTGGCCAGCAACCCGACGCGCCATCGAGTTCCTCCACGGGCAAGCGGGTAACAAGGGGCACTGA
- a CDS encoding SDR family oxidoreductase produces the protein MNIAEKVILITGASSGIGAAMAKELGAAGARLLLGARRLDRLEALAADIRKAGGTVEVQQLDVTDRMAMARFAQTALDQWGRIDVLINNAGVMPLSPLAAGKYDEWERMVDVNIKGVLWGIAGVQPQMEKQGSGQIINIASIGALAVSPTAAVYCATKFAVRAISDGMRQESNVIRVTCVNPGVVDSELADTITDPTAAEAMEAFRRIKLQPEAIARAVRQIIEAPEDVDTSEITIRPTRSPY, from the coding sequence ATGAATATTGCAGAGAAAGTCATCCTAATCACAGGGGCGAGCAGTGGTATTGGCGCCGCAATGGCAAAGGAGCTTGGAGCAGCCGGAGCGCGACTACTGTTGGGCGCACGACGGCTGGATCGCCTCGAAGCGCTTGCAGCCGACATTCGTAAAGCCGGTGGAACGGTCGAGGTCCAGCAACTGGATGTCACTGACCGCATGGCCATGGCGCGATTCGCACAGACGGCGCTGGACCAATGGGGTCGCATCGACGTCCTGATCAACAACGCCGGGGTGATGCCGCTTTCACCTCTTGCCGCCGGCAAGTACGACGAGTGGGAGCGCATGGTCGATGTGAATATCAAGGGCGTGCTTTGGGGCATCGCCGGTGTCCAGCCACAGATGGAGAAGCAGGGTTCCGGCCAGATCATCAATATTGCGTCTATCGGCGCGCTGGCCGTATCCCCGACAGCCGCCGTCTACTGCGCAACGAAATTCGCGGTTCGGGCGATCTCGGACGGAATGAGGCAGGAGAGCAACGTTATCCGCGTGACCTGCGTTAACCCGGGCGTCGTCGATTCAGAACTTGCGGATACCATCACCGACCCGACTGCCGCCGAGGCAATGGAGGCATTCCGTCGCATCAAGCTGCAGCCGGAGGCCATTGCCCGTGCCGTACGCCAGATTATCGAGGCGCCCGAGGATGTGGACACCAGCGAGATCACCATCCGTCCGACCAGGTCGCCCTATTAG
- a CDS encoding Crp/Fnr family transcriptional regulator: MPRALSPEDNLLIAALPQDVRGRLIPNLERVDLPLGKVLHEAGDTEYYAYFPVDCLVSLLCLVDNGASTEIAVVGRDGIVGVAVFLGGESMPNRAIVQSGGAAFRLPSRQLKTEFNRYGDFSQLMLRYTQALMTQIAQTAICNRHHTIDQRLCRRLLLALDRLGGNELIMTQERIASILGVRRESVTEAAGKLDKLGVILYKRGHIRVLDRNELERRSCECYAVVRKECERLLPGAGIRARRLPEAITSL, encoded by the coding sequence ATGCCCAGAGCCCTTTCCCCCGAAGATAACCTGCTCATCGCGGCCCTTCCCCAGGATGTCCGGGGTCGCCTGATCCCCAATCTGGAACGGGTTGACCTGCCACTGGGTAAGGTTTTGCACGAAGCCGGTGACACCGAGTACTACGCCTACTTTCCCGTCGATTGCCTCGTTTCCCTGCTCTGCCTTGTAGACAATGGCGCTTCCACGGAAATAGCGGTCGTAGGAAGGGACGGTATCGTTGGTGTTGCGGTATTCTTGGGGGGCGAAAGCATGCCCAACCGGGCGATTGTCCAAAGCGGGGGCGCTGCATTTCGGCTGCCAAGCCGTCAGCTCAAGACGGAGTTCAACCGTTACGGCGATTTTTCGCAATTGATGCTCAGATATACCCAGGCGTTGATGACGCAGATTGCGCAGACCGCCATATGCAACCGCCACCACACCATTGATCAACGGCTGTGCCGCCGTCTGTTGCTCGCCCTGGATCGCCTGGGCGGTAATGAATTGATCATGACGCAGGAACGGATCGCCAGCATACTCGGTGTGCGACGGGAAAGTGTGACGGAAGCCGCTGGTAAGCTGGACAAGCTAGGCGTCATTCTCTACAAGCGAGGTCACATTCGAGTGCTGGACCGCAATGAACTCGAGCGCCGGAGTTGCGAATGCTATGCCGTCGTCAGGAAAGAGTGCGAAAGGTTGCTTCCTGGGGCTGGTATCAGGGCAAGGCGATTGCCTGAAGCCATCACAAGCCTTTAG